The genome window atgcTAAGAATTTTACTAACATAATTTCATTATTACACGTtaaatagttacatttacaCAATGCAATCATCTAAAAACAAAGGATAGGCTTCAAATCTTTGCCCTTTTCCTGTGTGGACATTTCATGTCCTTCCTTTGCATGCTTAGGTTTActtaaattttctttgtttcctcgTCATGCAGGTTAAGGTAAGATGTTTCTATAACCTGTCCAGATTTTACCCTTCCTCTTCTCCCATGCTAAAACTATGGGAGTATTTAGGTAATAAGGCAGTACATGTGgttcagaggaagaaaagaacgTTGACCTGGAAAGGAAGAGCTGCATTTTTGCCACACATGACACAAGCAAATGGTGTGCTCTGTCTCTACAAATTTGTCAGATTTTCAGTAATCAGTTTTTACTAGTTAATGgagtaaaagattttttttaaattgagctTGAGAAAAATCATGAAATTCTATTAACTtcaaattgatttttgtttttatttttgcagaactgACCAGCAAgactttagatgtttttctagaatttgtgttggtttttttagtCATAGAATGGAAGGAATGAGTATTCTGGACCTACATGAATACTTGAAACACTTTCAACATCTGTACGGTCAtgggatgaaaacaaaaaactgttgaCAGTTGCTTTAGAAGTTTaatgaataacattttatttgcttaacTTTGTAACTAATGATAAATTGACTGAGCATTAATGGTTTACTACTAtcgacattttttaaattagatgaGACTCCAGGGTGATGTCAAGCCAAAGCatgtttacagatttttatttattttacattttatcatactaaaaccataaacttttattctatgagtgtttaaagtagaaaaatggttttcacatttttttttacaaagaaaaatctaaccagtgtggcatacatttgtattcaaccaCCATTACAAACAAGGTAATGGTGGTTAATTTTCCTGAATACAAGTAGTACAACCACTTGTTTTTCAGAAGACTGAATATGTGTAGTTTAATCTTTCAAACTATTGGTGGGGCTGCTTAAGCAGTTGGAAGGAAAAGCCTAATATGCGAATAAATTATATTGTGATAAAAGGTCCAGAGAACTTATTTTATAgcaaacataaagagaaaaattgTGATCAAATTACACCGTGACCAACAGTTTATCATAATGCTGAACTGTATGTTGTAAGAACAGAATCACTTTTACTAAGGATCTTCATGTGAATTAAAACATCTAGAAagagtttttatgtatttatttactattgAAACTAAAAGGAGCCTCATAAAGCACTCAAGTAAACTTCTTAAGACAAATCAGTTTGTTGAAAAGCAGCCGAAGTACATGGAAAACTTTTGAAGACCATCAAGAAATGATGCAGATTATCTAAAAAGATTGTAGGTAGTGTAATAAGGGATGTTAAACTCAttgaatacaaaacaaaaattccaaTCTGTGGTCATGCTGGTTTGTAAGCTGAATGTTCATCTGGATGTTCAAAGATGTCCAGATGTCTTTGCTATGGAAGCTGCGCTATCTGGACGTACTATcatattgaacattttcacaatgaGTATTTGTGATGATCTTTTAAACTAATGGGTGTATACGTTCTTTGGtcagctgaaaatgtacatCAGAGCATAAAAATGCTTTGCTGCCAGATTTACCGTACAGACATTACAAACTTTCTAAAGATAAGTTCTGACAAATCAAACTTGGACTGCCAGCAAGTTGGAGCTGGAATCATCTAAGATTAACAAGCAGTAAGTTGGactatattgccaaaagtatCTCCATCTGGCTTCATACACTTGTGAATTTAAGTGAAATTCCCTTGTTATTCTGTTGGATTTAATATGAAGTCAGCCCAATCTTTGCAGGTGAAATCTGCAATCTGCGATTGATCTGTGAGGCCTTGATTATTTGACAGTCTTTCTGGAATTTTCCAGAGTAGGCCATACATCAGGTGCTCTCATGCCAAACCTGttataacttattaattttcttttttcatgtgtTCTGTCTCTGCATTTCATGCATGCAATATAGAAAAGCTGGTCTGCATGAACATCCTCAAACTGTTCCCACAACGTGGGGTTCCTGATGTAGACTAAAATGTCCTGGCTCAGAGCTTCTTGTACTAGAACTAATGGCAATGCTTTGCAGAACCACCTTTTGCTCTAACAGGTTTATTCCTGTTTTGACCTGTATTTAACTCAATGCATCGTCCCAACAGCTCTGACAGCTTCCCTGTCTCTACcaagaaaaacatctgcagagcATGTTGCTGCCACATTCATGTTTCACTGAGGGGTTGGTGTGTTCATGTGGATGTGCAGTATTAGTTTTTCTCCACACATAGACAGATTTTGCATCGGGGCCATAAAGTTAAAGTATGGTCTACTGTGACTTGGTGCCTTCTTCcacatttttgcagttttctctgCATTACCTGTTGCACTTCAAACGGTTTTCTTTATGCAATGCTTTCACAAGGGCCAGATGTTTGACCAATAGTGGTTCtgccacctgagctgtggattttTGCAGCTCTTCCATAGTTGCTGTCAGCTTCTTAGCTGCTTCTCTAATTGATAGTTTCTTCAGTTAAGGTGGATGACTGTGTCTTAATAcatttgctgctgtttcatGCTCTccccatttttaaatgaatgattgAGTATTACTCTGGGAGATATTCAAAGTTTGAGATACAGTATGGTAACCCAACCTTGTTTAAACTTTACAACTTTTTGACCTGTCTAATATGTTTCTTGATTGAATGTTCTCTAATAATTCTCTTAggttttcacagaacagctgtatttacagACCCATttgataaattagaatattattgtaAGGCTAATTAATTTTAGGAACTTTATCAGTAAGTGGAACACATTAGATAGTTTAACTATACTCaaatggatgtttgaaagcctttatttctcttatttataatgaatttggactttattctgatgaaaacatgacatttaaaattagaatatttaatcagaccaataaaaaagaactatttttaaaaacagaaatgtggacttTATAAAACGCATGTTTATTACCTGCTTaattgttatatatttttaaaaggtacttTAAATTTGACAGAAGAGAGTCATTGGAAagtataatttattgaatataactgCATACTGAGATTAAACTACACAGAGATGGACTCTATTAATTATTTTGGTGACCTCTAAAGTCAGGTGGTTGGATTTTATTCGGCGATGTTGgaggaaaatgagacaaataCTAATGcacacttttcaaatgtttagttCTAAGAATGTTTAAGACCATATATCCTTTCCCCTTGCCTTCACTACTatgtgttactttgtgttgttgaagcacctagatttaaaaaaacacacaaaaaaacatacactgacatttatgatgtgaaaaactgcaatagataaaatatgtttaaatgatTTCACAAATAATTGAATTCTTCTCTACTTTTTTCTTTAGGTGTTCTGTATAGAtctttttgccatattaatacCGCAACCATTAACAGAGAAGAGCCCCAGAGTCTTGGACAAACAGTGACTGAGGACCCGCAGAGCTAAACCAAGAGTCAGAAATGGGAAAAGTCTACAATATCAGTAAAAATGTGGGCCTTGGACTTCTTGTACTCGGAGTCAGCGCTGCAGTTACAATAATTGGTTTATCTATTGCTTATGACAAGCAAAGGGCCAAGACTCAAGGTAAGCCTGGAGATGAAGCCAGTACCGGTAGCACATCTATACCGCCGACGACCCCTTTCACCCCAAAGGATCCCTGGGATTATTATAGACTTCCAGACTCTCTCGTCCCTTTGACTTACAATGTGACTTTATGGCCCAGACTGAAGCCCGACGCAGACAACATGTACATCTTTACTGGACATTCTTCTGTGGTCTTTAggtgtaaaaaagaaacagatctTATACTTATCCATGCCAACAATCTGAACTTCACCATGTACGGTGGTAACCATGCCAAGCTGAGTGGCCGGGGTGAAGCTGCTGCGCCTGCCATACGGAGCACTTGGCTTGTGGTGAGGACGCAGTATCTTGTTGTTCAACTGAGCAGCAAACTAGCAGTGGGAAAATCCTATGAGCTTTATACAGAATTTAGAGGGGAGCTGGCAGACGACCTGGAGGGTTTCTACAGGAGTGAGTACATGGACGACGGTGTAAAGAAGTAAGAAATGATGGATAATTTTGCACCATAATCACACTTTTGACTAAGATGGCTTTGTTGTTCTATTTACCATCTTGCTGTCTGTTTTGTGGTTATGTTTAACTTGAACATTTCTCAGAGTTCTCGCCACCTCTCAGATGCAAGCAACGTATGCCAGAAAAGCGTTTCCCTGCTTTGATGAACCAGCCATGAAAGCAAATTTCAGTGTCACTATTATTCATGAGCGAAACACCATTGCTCTCTCCAACGGCAAGGAAATAGGTtggtttcaaaaatattttttttacactttgttcaAAATGAATATGTTAACACTTTAGCtagcaaaataaatatgctaaagtgttgtgtttgaagacagactgacatgacactgtcatgaaGATGTCTTCATGGATATTTGTGACTATTGttaagtgtcattcggtaaataatgacagtttttataaaatgttgacattgtttaaaatgtctttgttatgacaacttgacattaacaaagaatCATCATCTGTCATAAATATAACAGGTATTAAATATCAAACTTTTCAAAGTTATGTATCTGTGTATTAATACACACCCTGTCATTTGTTGTTAGACCATCACAATTgtgtcattaatattttttccttatCAATCAAACATGCTACCACTATGTTTGGTTGTTGGTGTGAAGTTTGttgtctaaaatgttttcttagttTGACTCCAGAAGTAATGGCATgcacattttctaaaaagtCTGTAGCTCTCCCATGGATGAAATTTTTGCCCACGCCCTTTTGTGAATACTGATTTTAACTGAGTCAAGTGAGGCCTGCACTGCTTTTGATGTTGCTCTGGGTTCTACTAGACTGTGCTGTTGGACACTAAGGCCCTGAAGTGTTTTGTAGACTGACCATTCATGGGAAGGTTCATCATTGCTCTGTATTTTTATGTCTGTGATTCCCTAGCATCTTTTGCTTTAGAAATATCTTCATAATCAGGTACAGGCTGATAGATGGCAAAGATTTTGCTTGTCATCTGTActtgaatttttaaatatttggtcatatgttgcttttttgaaaagaattcatgttgtcagacaggttctactAATGGATTTCTAGCAGTAATCAAGCCTGGGTGGAGTTTGGaaaatttaaatcaattcattaaaaagtttgctaaatcaaaactaattcatgatttaacaagtgCTAAGTTACTTTTCCACAAAGATTCAGGCTAGCACATATTCTGTgtctaatgtaaaaaataattttatgaactgaaacatttaggtgtgattaaaaaaagtaagaaatgtgTAAagggaaatacattttcacattccTTTATTGGAAGATTCAGTGCTTTGAAATGCTTTAAGGAGAAATTTCTGTTGTTACTATCAGACtgtagaaaataattaatgGCTTGAACAATTTGTAAGAAAATCTGTAATGTTACACTGTTAATGCCAACAGAATGTCtggcttgtttttgtctttgcacaGATTCTTCAGAGTCCATACGTGAAAATGTTACTGTCACAGTTACTACATTTGAACCCACTCCGAAAATGTCCACCTACATATTAGCATTTGTCGTCTGTGAATTTAGCTACATTCAGTCAAACAGCAGCAATTTgttggtgagaaaaaaatgtcttgtttttaatgttcattGAAATATTCAGGGATAGCCTCATGCTACTTAATTTGTGCACAAAATTGGCCTTAAAACAGCCAACCACACCATTTGACCATTTGAATTTGGTTGTAATTTTCTTTACAGATTCGAATATGGGCTAGAAGAAAAGCCTTAAATGATGGGCAGGGCAATTATGCTCTTACAATTACAGGAGCAATCCTTCAGTTCTATGAGAGATACTACAACGCAACGTACCCGCTCTCTAAATCAGGTaggttaaatgtaaaataaatattttgttacaaaGAAGTTGTGTGACCAAAATATTTCTTCTCAAGTGCCTTTGGGacaatggagaaaaataaagaagatgTTATATTTGTACAaatcagtgattcttgagaagagggacaaaattggtttaaattttcccaaaatattttttaattattcctcaagcttatgtgtacaaatatgacaaataatgttttggaaatgtaaaaatgccaaggtgcaggctcccagttgcaacattttttgaaaattacatttttaatggacctGACCCAGAAGTTTGTCATCaccatctgacaaaaataaatgtaaaataatttttttctgtttttgttgttagtaTCTTTCCTTAGTTATTCATTGTAATCTTGTGTGACATCTTCTCCAGTCAGgatgaagcaaaacaaacctaTACTAGTACTTTTATGTGAATTGCTGTCCGCTtggttttataaaaattttttcCCTTGGTCTCTGTAGATCAGATAGCTCTTCCTGATTTTAATGCTGGGGCCATGGAAAACTGGGGTCTGGTGACATACCGGGAAACAGCCCTGCTCTATGACTCCAACCTTTCCTCCACAGGAAACAAAGAGAGGGTCGCAACTGTCATCTCTCACGAGCTTGCTCACATGGTATGTCATTCTTTTCTTCACAAACACCTTACTAATATTTCAGAGGTTTTGAGTAGCTCAAGTACAGAAGGATTTACTATTAAatctgcttccttttttttcaattgGCTTTTAGGTTAGACCTAAACCAGGCCTGTGTTGACCAGAATCAAtgtttattaaatcattttggCTTTAAAGTGGCAACTGAGATTTCatcatgacaaaatatttgatttttttctagtGGTTTGGAAACTTGGTGACTTTGCAGTGGTGGAATGACCTGTGGCTAAATGAAGGCTTTGCTTCATACGTGGAGTACCTTGGAGTTGATTATGTTGAACCCACCTGGAACATTGTAAGattaaaaacatcttgaaaagacagattttaattttttatccaTGAAAAGCTCTCAAAGCCTTCACGGTGAATATGGCTTCAGAGAGTTTGTCCTGACTCCTTTCTGCTTCAATCCAGAAAGACTACATCATTCTGTATGATGTTCAGAAAGTGTTCGCCATAGACGCCCTGGCCTCTTCTCACCCGTTGTCCTGCAAAGAAGAGGAGGTTAATATGCCTGCCCAGATCAGTGAGATGTTCAACGCCATCTCTTACAACAAGGTCTGATTCTTTAAGAAGTGACAACATTTACATACTTGCTTAGAAGAATGACTTACAAGCTTGATAAAGTTGTGATAATCACAGTCAGGGATTTATGTAGCTGTCCCTTGTTGATCTTGGCCCTTTAACTTGAGCCACTAATCCAGCACAGTGTGTTTTGCCATTGTTCCAAATCAACAGTGTTTTCTTCActgttgacaaaaaaacatcatcaaCAGTGATTATGTGTTTCATATGAAGTTCAAACTTCTTGAATTCTTGTGGTTTACAAGTCTGTTCTTTTCAGGGCGCCGCGGTGCTTAGGATGCTGTCAGAGTTTCTCAGCGAGCCTGTGTTTGCCAAAGGACTCAGTGTGGGTAAAAGCAACACCAAGAAAaattttttccatctgttttgTAGTTAAATATCCTGTTCaattcaacttaaaaacaaaaatgttaatattgtttatttttataaagtagCAATAACATTTGGAAGTGTGTACACGCTTTTACTAATTCTTTCCAGAAACACctttttgatttaatgttaAGATCCAGTGATTTTAGGTTGATCTTCTATAATTTCCAGTGAATTTAATGAACCTGGCATAGTTCACCAAGATTTTTAAATGGCACTGATCCCACCATTTCACTGGAAATGTCActtgtgaggtttttttttttttttggcatagtGATGATTGGCAGTTATTTAGTTGGtaggtttgacaaaaaaatgaagGCTGAGcaagatttttctttcacattgtCATGGATATGTTGGTcataatgatttattaaatgcTTTACATGTTAtttgtcctgttttgttttccttttagtcTTACCTCAATGAATTTGCCTATAACAACACAGTACATACAGATCTGTGGGGTCATCTCCAACAGGTTTGTCAAAGTTCAAAGCTGACAGATGTGCTGTGCCTAATTTCATTTGgtttatctggaaaaatatataaaactatacttcttttttccctttttttcccagGCAGTTGCTGACACACCAGATTTGCATGTTCCCTGCACTGTACATGACATTATGAACCGCTGGACTCTCCAAATGGGCTTCCCAGTGGTCACTATTAACACCACAACAGGAGGGGTCAGCCAGAAACACTTCCTGCTAGATCCAGATTCTAAAGTGGACAGGCTGTCCCAGTTCAAGTACAAATGAGTTTTCCTTTATTCTTCTTCAATTTTATAATGAACAACAATTGAAGATAGCACACAAAATTAATAGCTTAAAACCTGAGCTGGTGCAACCTAAACTGTTAACTTAGGTTAGTATGACTTACAGCTACTAAAACCCAGAATTAAAGTTAGtagaaaatttaaaagttacacaaGACCagtaaaaagaagattttttttttttattacagaaaactTGGCCTGTTAATAAGTTTGTCCATGATCTTTACCGGACTTTGTAAATTGCACTTAATACCGGGTTTGGGCTCCTTTTACTTGTATCAATGCAATGTGGCATGGGGGGAAATCAGCTTGTTGCTTTACTGAGATATAAAGGAAACTTAGATTGTGTAAATATCAACCTTCAATATATTTGcatggtttggtttggtttaccTCATCTACTCTGACAACAACCCGCCAATTCTTTCTGAGGTCTTTTGACAGAATTGCTGACCATTCAAGCACAGTGATAGAACTTTAGAACATTGAGCTTCAGTGCTTTTTCTCTGACAATATCTGGTTCAGAAATTGTTTACAATTTGTACATCTTGTCGTCAAATGACCCACATATGTGTGTGGAAGTTCTCCCCCGTCTATTTCTTCACTATCACATCAAGTTTGTAATCATGGCTGTTTCTTACGCATCTTTTTccaccacactttttcctcccACTCTTTATATAAATACTTGTGCAgaacagccttttttttttttttagcaataaccTTTTTTTGTGGTTTAGGCTTCTTGTGAGCAAATCTGACCAGCAGCCATTTGTCATCAATTATTTTCTAGACTGTGCGCCATAACATGGTCATAACTTCCCATTTCTGCTCaaaatacctttttaaaaactggttgCATGCAATATTAAAATTTCCCAAGAAACtagttttggggtttttgtttttccattgtCATGGGATTTAAACCATGACAACGAAATAAACTtcctttataatttttttaattcaacaattGAGTTTGTGGTAATGCTGAAGTCATGAGATTTTCCAGAAGTTAATGATTTGGATCAAGTTCAAAAACCGCGACTTTCTAAATATGAAAGTTGTACTTCATTAGTCCCAATGGGTAATTTATTTGTAGCCTTTCAGTCCTGTGATTACCATTTGGTTGTGGGCTGAAAttgtaactttaaaaacttttttcttgaaattacATATTCGGTAGCAGAGCTAATGAGAGCGATCTAAGTCCAGCCACCATGCTATATTTTATACTATTAAACAGAAATGACATTCTACCACAACACAAAATAGTTTGGATAGATTACACATCAAACCACTCTTCTTCATAATTTATATTATGCATTTCAtgatattgtaaaaaaataaaattaaatataaataaataaatgtaaaacatgaatTCAATCTATTTAGAACTATAGCGCTCAACCATGATTTACAGAAGTAACCTTTGGGGCCAATAATGCAAAGTGAGTTTTCTGGTGAGATTCTgtaagatttaaagaaacttggGCTTGAATTATTTCACTCCACGTATGATATACATGTAGAGTGAAATATGTttcaaattcattaaaatacaATTGTAGGTCtataaatatcatttttataggaatcctgaaaaacatttaattatcaGAGTTAGACATAGTAAATGCAACAAGCtgaatattgtttataaatattaataagtaTATTGAGATTAAGattgtatctttttatttttctgtttagttaTACATGGTTTGTCCCaataaaatggatgaaaaatggaGTGGATCAGCAACAATATTGGCTTCTGAATAAAACAGGTATGTTCACAGCAACATGTACTGCAACGTCAGATTTGTGAGCTCTGGAAGAACATGTTTGACTTTTAACTCAAGGGTGAAACTAAATGCATGTTAATGTTCCTTAATACAATTCAAATCCTCCAAGACACCCATGCTCAGATGAGAGTTTCTGGACAGGAATGGGTACTAGCAAACACAAATGTGTCTGGCTACTTCAGGGTTAACTATGATGCTGAAAACTGGGAGCGTCTCCTCTCTCAGCTTGACACCAGTCACCAGGTGGGTAATGTACTATTTTCACTGACATTATTCTGTGTACACAAATGGGTCTGATAAACTGGTGTCGGCATCAAAATGCAAACCTCTCCAtgagttttattaaagtaaagCCTCTTCACTTATTTGtattggctttttttcttctgtcaggCTTTATCTGTCATGAACCGAGCTCAGATCATCGATGATGCATTTAATCTGGCAAGGTGAAAAATGGTCATAAAAAAATtccacaatgttttttttgcaagcATATAGAATATTTGCTTCTTTCATTTAGGGCAAAAATAATCCCCACAGCATTGGCCCTGAGAACTACAGAATACCTGTCAAAAGAGAGAGACTATATCCCCTGGGCGTCGGCTCTGAGAAACCTTCAGTACTATATTCTCATGTTTGATCGCACCGAAGTATACGGACCTTTGcaggtt of Xiphophorus couchianus chromosome 4, X_couchianus-1.0, whole genome shotgun sequence contains these proteins:
- the LOC114142938 gene encoding aminopeptidase N-like, encoding MGKVYNISKNVGLGLLVLGVSAAVTIIGLSIAYDKQRAKTQGKPGDEASTGSTSIPPTTPFTPKDPWDYYRLPDSLVPLTYNVTLWPRLKPDADNMYIFTGHSSVVFRCKKETDLILIHANNLNFTMYGGNHAKLSGRGEAAAPAIRSTWLVVRTQYLVVQLSSKLAVGKSYELYTEFRGELADDLEGFYRSEYMDDGVKKVLATSQMQATYARKAFPCFDEPAMKANFSVTIIHERNTIALSNGKEIDSSESIRENVTVTVTTFEPTPKMSTYILAFVVCEFSYIQSNSSNLLIRIWARRKALNDGQGNYALTITGAILQFYERYYNATYPLSKSDQIALPDFNAGAMENWGLVTYRETALLYDSNLSSTGNKERVATVISHELAHMWFGNLVTLQWWNDLWLNEGFASYVEYLGVDYVEPTWNIKDYIILYDVQKVFAIDALASSHPLSCKEEEVNMPAQISEMFNAISYNKGAAVLRMLSEFLSEPVFAKGLSSYLNEFAYNNTVHTDLWGHLQQAVADTPDLHVPCTVHDIMNRWTLQMGFPVVTINTTTGGVSQKHFLLDPDSKVDRLSQFNYTWFVPIKWMKNGVDQQQYWLLNKTDTHAQMRVSGQEWVLANTNVSGYFRVNYDAENWERLLSQLDTSHQALSVMNRAQIIDDAFNLARAKIIPTALALRTTEYLSKERDYIPWASALRNLQYYILMFDRTEVYGPLQAYLKKQIKPLFENFEILTANWTKTPIEHTDQYNQIKAVWVACRTGVESCRKQVSSWFRQWMGSPDHNPIPSDLKATVYCSAISLGGVEEWDFAWKMFQKASLASEASRLRSAMACTKTPWLLNRYLEYTLDPNKIRKQDATSTIQSIANNVIGMPLAWNFVRAKWSYIFQQYGRGSFSFSNLINGITVRFSTEFELQELKKFKEENLHVGFGSATMALEQAIEKTTANIKWVTENKAEVLNWFTEQTVK